In Afipia sp. GAS231, a single window of DNA contains:
- the pbpC gene encoding penicillin-binding protein 1C: MSASGNRSSPSSCPDLIRASTTSVAAEKQDVDGRVKPGHDRIFKRRSVRIASAIGVALVVFTTAFATWVVSLGPLPLEQARKVSTSIVDRNGKLLRAYAMEDGRWRLPVDAKTAVDPGYLKLLLAYEDRRFYEHGGIDPLALGRAALQLATRGHIVSGGSTITMQLARLMEPRRERSVYAKLRQMVRAVQIERQLSKDRILDLYLALAPFGGNLEGIRAASIAYFGKEPKRLSLAEAALLVALPQSPERRRLDRYPQAAHAARDRVLDRMVEDGIVSNDDAIQARAVPVPRLRKPMPILAPHSSDAAVATVKDQPVIKLTLDATLQRTLEALARDRAIAQGPNISIGMIAVDNESGDVLARVGSSDYFDDRRAGQVDMTRALRSPGSTLKPFIYGLAFEDGFVHPDSLIDDRPIRFGSYAPENFDMTFQGTVPIRKALQLSLNVPAIALLDRVGASRLSSRLKQAGGSLVLPKDEAPGLAMGLGGVGVTLQDLAQLYAGFPRLGTTKPLREIMTAKDDREPMRLMDQAAAWQVGNVLIGTPPPENGVHGKIAFKTGTSYGYRDAWSVGFDGRITIAVWVGRPDGAPVPGLVGRTAAAPILFDAFARTGKIPAALPKPPKSVLLASNAKLPLPLRRFRPVGELIRTGADQAPHIQFPLNGSRIDVERSADGQSAAMPVKVAGGVLPLTMMINGISVGEIDSRRQRLVDPPGPGFARLTVIDATGAADTVVIRVQ; the protein is encoded by the coding sequence ATGAGTGCGTCCGGCAACAGGAGTTCTCCGTCGTCATGCCCGGACTTGATCCGGGCATCCACGACTTCTGTTGCCGCCGAAAAGCAAGACGTAGATGGCCGGGTCAAGCCCGGCCATGACCGCATCTTTAAACGACGAAGTGTCCGCATCGCCTCGGCTATCGGCGTTGCGCTCGTCGTCTTCACCACCGCCTTCGCAACCTGGGTCGTCTCGCTCGGACCGCTACCCCTGGAGCAGGCGCGAAAAGTCTCGACCTCGATCGTCGACCGCAACGGCAAGCTGCTGCGTGCTTATGCGATGGAAGACGGCCGCTGGCGGTTGCCGGTCGACGCCAAGACGGCGGTCGATCCCGGCTATCTGAAATTGCTGCTGGCCTATGAAGACCGGCGCTTCTACGAGCATGGCGGTATCGATCCGCTGGCGCTCGGGCGCGCGGCGTTGCAGCTCGCGACCCGCGGCCACATCGTCTCCGGCGGCTCGACCATCACGATGCAACTGGCGCGGCTGATGGAGCCGCGGCGGGAGCGCTCGGTCTACGCCAAACTGCGGCAGATGGTGCGGGCCGTTCAGATCGAACGGCAACTAAGCAAGGACAGGATACTCGACCTCTATCTGGCGCTGGCGCCGTTCGGCGGCAATCTCGAAGGCATCCGCGCCGCCTCGATCGCCTATTTCGGCAAGGAGCCGAAGCGGTTGTCGCTGGCCGAAGCCGCACTGCTGGTGGCACTGCCGCAGTCGCCGGAACGGCGGCGGCTCGATCGCTATCCGCAGGCGGCCCACGCCGCGCGAGACCGCGTGCTCGACCGCATGGTGGAAGACGGCATCGTCAGCAACGACGATGCGATCCAGGCGAGGGCGGTCCCGGTGCCACGGCTGCGCAAGCCGATGCCGATATTGGCGCCGCATTCCTCCGACGCTGCGGTGGCAACGGTGAAGGATCAGCCGGTCATCAAGCTGACGCTGGATGCGACCTTGCAGAGGACGCTGGAAGCGTTGGCGCGCGACCGCGCCATCGCACAGGGGCCGAATATTTCGATCGGGATGATCGCGGTCGACAATGAAAGCGGCGATGTGCTGGCCCGAGTCGGCAGTTCCGATTATTTCGACGACCGTCGCGCCGGCCAGGTCGACATGACCCGCGCGCTGCGCTCGCCGGGCTCGACGCTAAAACCGTTCATCTATGGGCTCGCCTTCGAGGACGGCTTTGTCCATCCCGACAGCCTGATCGACGATCGTCCGATTCGCTTCGGCTCCTACGCGCCGGAAAATTTCGACATGACGTTCCAGGGCACGGTGCCGATCCGCAAGGCGCTGCAACTGTCGCTGAACGTGCCGGCGATTGCGCTGCTCGATCGCGTCGGCGCCAGCCGGCTGTCGTCGCGGCTGAAGCAGGCCGGCGGCAGCTTGGTGCTGCCGAAGGACGAAGCGCCGGGACTCGCCATGGGGCTCGGCGGCGTCGGCGTCACGCTGCAGGATTTGGCGCAGCTCTACGCGGGGTTTCCGCGGCTCGGTACCACCAAACCGTTGCGCGAAATCATGACCGCGAAGGACGACCGCGAGCCGATGCGGCTGATGGACCAGGCCGCGGCCTGGCAGGTCGGCAATGTCCTGATCGGCACGCCGCCGCCGGAGAACGGCGTGCACGGCAAGATCGCGTTCAAGACCGGCACCAGCTACGGCTACCGCGACGCCTGGTCGGTCGGTTTCGACGGCCGTATCACCATCGCAGTCTGGGTCGGCCGGCCCGACGGCGCGCCGGTGCCGGGACTGGTCGGCCGCACCGCGGCTGCCCCGATCCTGTTCGACGCCTTTGCCCGTACCGGCAAAATCCCGGCGGCGCTGCCGAAGCCGCCCAAGAGTGTTCTGCTCGCCAGCAATGCCAAGCTGCCGCTGCCGTTGCGGCGGTTTCGCCCCGTCGGCGAACTGATCCGGACCGGCGCCGACCAGGCGCCGCACATCCAGTTTCCGCTGAACGGTTCACGGATCGACGTCGAGCGCTCCGCTGACGGGCAATCCGCCGCGATGCCCGTCAAGGTCGCCGGCGGGGTGCTGCCGCTGACCATGATGATCAACGGTATTTCGGTGGGTGAAATCGACAGCCGGCGCCAGCGGTTGGTCGATCCGCCCGGACCCGGTTTTGCCCGCCTGACCGTGATCGACGCCACCGGGGCGGCGGATACCGTCGTGATCCGGGTGCAGTAA
- a CDS encoding glycosyltransferase family 39 protein: MVETTQVRRFGAGQQPVKPANSSRRLVAAFDFATTSHFRAIVFLLLCGLVIFLPGFFNIPAIDRDEARFAQATKQMVETGDFVDIRFQDDVRYKKPVGIYWLQSAAVETASALGLPRAQLRIWIYRIPSLIGAIGAVLLTYWTALAFVTRRGAALAGLMMASCVLLGAEARLAKTDAMLLLTVVAAMGAMARVYLSWQRGEDPVHPSWTSPAIFWTALAGGILLKGPLILMFVGLTILTLAILDRSAAWLWRMRPVWGLMWMLVLVLPWFVAIFWRAGDAFFADSIGGDMLSKLAAQESHGAPPGLYFLLFWVTFWPGAALAGMAAPAVWRARREPGAQYLLAWLIPSWIVFELVLTKLPHYVLPLYPAIAILTVGALERRVLSRSWLVRGAAWWFAVPALASVLAIVGAIKLAHLLVLPAWPILAAAMIFGLIAWWMFEDSRAERSLLNGVIAAMFLSIGVYGIVMPSLTTVFPSAEIARALRNVVCVGPKAAAAGFHEPSLVFMTGTDTLLTDGSGAADFLGQGTCRFALVEARSERGFVQRAEAIGLRYNVANRIDGYNISQGRAVSIAIFRSEGTE, encoded by the coding sequence ATGGTTGAAACCACGCAAGTCCGGCGCTTTGGAGCAGGCCAACAGCCTGTGAAACCTGCGAATTCCAGCCGCAGGCTGGTCGCGGCGTTCGACTTTGCCACAACAAGTCATTTCCGCGCCATCGTGTTTCTGCTGCTGTGCGGGCTGGTGATTTTCCTGCCCGGTTTCTTCAATATTCCGGCGATCGACCGCGACGAGGCCCGCTTCGCCCAGGCCACCAAGCAGATGGTCGAAACCGGCGATTTCGTCGATATCCGCTTCCAGGACGACGTCCGCTACAAGAAGCCGGTCGGCATCTACTGGCTGCAGTCCGCGGCCGTTGAAACCGCCTCGGCGCTCGGCCTGCCGCGGGCGCAACTGCGGATCTGGATCTACCGGATTCCGTCCCTGATCGGCGCCATCGGCGCGGTCTTGCTGACCTACTGGACGGCACTGGCCTTCGTGACCCGGCGCGGGGCGGCGCTGGCCGGACTGATGATGGCCAGTTGCGTGCTGCTCGGCGCCGAGGCGCGGCTCGCCAAGACCGACGCGATGCTGCTGCTGACGGTGGTCGCCGCGATGGGCGCGATGGCGCGGGTGTATCTCTCCTGGCAGCGCGGCGAGGATCCGGTGCATCCGTCATGGACGTCGCCCGCGATCTTCTGGACGGCGCTGGCCGGCGGCATCCTGCTCAAGGGGCCGCTGATCCTGATGTTCGTCGGCTTGACGATCCTGACCTTGGCGATCCTCGACCGCTCGGCGGCCTGGCTGTGGCGCATGCGCCCGGTCTGGGGGCTGATGTGGATGCTGGTGCTGGTGTTGCCGTGGTTCGTCGCGATCTTCTGGCGCGCGGGCGATGCGTTCTTCGCCGATTCGATCGGCGGCGACATGCTAAGCAAGCTGGCCGCGCAGGAATCCCATGGCGCGCCGCCCGGCCTGTATTTCCTGCTGTTCTGGGTGACGTTCTGGCCCGGTGCGGCGCTGGCCGGCATGGCCGCGCCGGCGGTGTGGCGCGCGCGGCGCGAGCCCGGCGCGCAGTATCTGCTGGCATGGCTGATCCCGTCCTGGATCGTGTTCGAACTGGTGCTGACCAAGCTGCCGCATTATGTGCTGCCGCTCTATCCGGCGATTGCGATCCTGACCGTCGGCGCGCTCGAACGCCGGGTGCTGTCGCGCTCCTGGCTGGTGCGTGGCGCGGCCTGGTGGTTTGCGGTCCCGGCGCTGGCCTCGGTTCTCGCCATCGTCGGCGCCATCAAGCTCGCCCATCTGCTGGTGCTTCCGGCCTGGCCAATTCTCGCGGCGGCCATGATCTTCGGCCTGATCGCGTGGTGGATGTTCGAGGACAGCCGCGCCGAACGCTCGCTGCTGAACGGTGTCATTGCCGCGATGTTCCTGTCGATCGGGGTTTACGGCATCGTGATGCCGTCCTTGACGACAGTGTTTCCGAGCGCCGAGATCGCGCGCGCGTTGCGCAACGTCGTCTGCGTCGGGCCGAAAGCCGCGGCCGCGGGCTTTCATGAGCCCAGTCTTGTATTTATGACCGGCACCGACACGCTGCTGACCGACGGATCGGGCGCCGCGGATTTCCTGGGCCAAGGGACCTGCCGCTTTGCCCTGGTGGAAGCGCGCTCGGAGCGCGGCTTCGTGCAGCGCGCCGAAGCCATCGGGCTGCGCTACAACGTCGCCAACCGGATCGACGGCTACAACATCTCGCAAGGCAGGGCGGTTTCGATCGCGATCTTCCGCTCGGAAGGCACGGAATAG
- a CDS encoding phosphatase PAP2 family protein: MSAPADIAESRNYPSRLLTLSWLSLAQLARAPSHSRRAEAGRRAARHILLLAAGIGLSIIVLMYALDAWEIAQMPTRGTPALWWMRILTDFGKDEYVLGTLAALLIVIAIAAPAMNGIQRSLLLGLGTRLQFLFVAVLFPVLVGEVIKWVVGRGRPFVGGAEANVFNFSHFAGTQAYSSFPSGHSITAAALAFAVAAVWPGAKGAVIVYAVVIVSTRLVLLAHHPSDVVAGALLGVVGAMGVRYWFAARRLGFAIHRDGTIAPLVGPSSGRLKRVARGAFAP, translated from the coding sequence ATGTCCGCGCCCGCAGACATCGCCGAATCCAGGAACTACCCTTCGCGCCTTCTGACGCTGTCCTGGCTGTCGCTGGCCCAACTGGCGCGCGCGCCGTCGCATTCGCGGCGCGCCGAGGCCGGGCGCCGGGCGGCGCGCCATATCCTGCTGCTCGCAGCCGGCATCGGTCTCTCGATCATTGTGCTGATGTACGCGCTCGATGCCTGGGAGATCGCCCAGATGCCGACGCGCGGCACGCCGGCGCTGTGGTGGATGCGCATCCTCACCGATTTCGGCAAGGACGAATACGTGCTGGGGACACTGGCGGCGTTGCTGATCGTGATTGCGATCGCGGCACCGGCGATGAACGGCATCCAGCGATCGCTGCTGCTCGGTCTCGGCACCCGCCTGCAATTCCTGTTCGTTGCGGTGCTGTTTCCCGTTCTCGTCGGCGAAGTGATCAAATGGGTCGTCGGCCGTGGCCGGCCGTTTGTCGGCGGCGCCGAAGCCAATGTCTTCAACTTCTCGCACTTTGCGGGGACCCAGGCCTATTCAAGCTTCCCTTCCGGACATTCCATCACCGCTGCGGCGCTGGCCTTTGCGGTGGCGGCGGTCTGGCCAGGGGCGAAGGGGGCGGTGATTGTCTATGCCGTCGTCATCGTGTCGACGCGCCTGGTGCTTTTGGCCCATCATCCAAGCGACGTCGTCGCCGGCGCGCTGCTCGGCGTCGTCGGCGCGATGGGCGTGCGCTACTGGTTCGCGGCCCGGCGACTGGGATTTGCGATCCACCGCGACGGCACGATTGCACCGCTGGTGGGACCCTCGTCCGGGCGCCTCAAAAGGGTTGCCCGGGGCGCTTTCGCCCCATAA
- a CDS encoding glycosyltransferase family 2 protein — protein MSADLPSSDREPVAVSIVVPVRNEADNVAPLIAEIVGALGGRWAYEIIYVNDGSTDATAERLAALMQQYGQIRQLKHASSSGQSAAVRSGVRAARGAIVATLDGDGQNNPAFLPDLISAVERGGGCVGLAAGQRVGRKDTGFKRMQSKIANAVRNGILKDGTRDTGCGLKAFPRDVFLSMPYFDGLHRFLPALVRREGFDIAYVDVIDRPRHSGVSNYGFFDRLWIGIMDLAGVWWLIRRKKPTPTATEVH, from the coding sequence ATGAGTGCCGATTTGCCTTCCTCCGACAGAGAACCGGTCGCCGTTTCCATCGTTGTGCCCGTGCGCAACGAAGCGGACAATGTCGCGCCGCTGATCGCGGAGATCGTCGGCGCGCTTGGCGGCCGCTGGGCCTACGAAATCATCTACGTCAATGACGGCTCGACCGATGCCACCGCCGAACGTCTGGCGGCGCTGATGCAGCAGTACGGGCAAATCCGGCAGCTCAAGCACGCCAGTTCGTCCGGCCAGTCGGCCGCGGTGCGCAGCGGCGTGCGGGCGGCGCGGGGCGCGATCGTGGCAACGCTTGATGGCGACGGGCAGAACAATCCGGCGTTCCTGCCGGATCTGATTTCCGCTGTGGAGCGCGGCGGCGGCTGCGTCGGGCTTGCGGCCGGCCAGCGGGTCGGGCGCAAGGATACCGGCTTCAAGCGGATGCAGTCGAAGATCGCCAACGCCGTGCGCAATGGGATACTGAAAGACGGCACCCGCGATACCGGTTGCGGGCTGAAGGCGTTTCCGCGCGACGTGTTCCTGTCGATGCCCTACTTTGACGGGCTGCATCGCTTCCTGCCGGCGCTGGTGCGCCGCGAGGGGTTCGATATCGCCTATGTCGACGTGATCGACCGCCCGCGCCATTCCGGCGTGTCCAATTACGGGTTCTTTGACCGGCTGTGGATCGGGATCATGGATCTCGCCGGGGTGTGGTGGCTGATCCGCCGCAAGAAGCCGACGCCCACAGCCACTGAGGTTCACTGA
- a CDS encoding lipid-A-disaccharide synthase N-terminal domain-containing protein — translation MLIQYGQALGDYLYDVFVAKFDFWLAFGLIAQLLFTARFLVQWISSERAGQSVVPMAFWFFSMGGGLMTLVYGIAKREPVIILGQAMATVIYIRNIMLIVKNRGTSSRTLDR, via the coding sequence ATGTTGATTCAATACGGCCAGGCGCTTGGCGACTATCTCTACGACGTCTTCGTCGCCAAGTTCGATTTCTGGCTGGCGTTCGGCCTGATCGCGCAACTGCTGTTCACGGCGCGTTTCCTGGTGCAGTGGATCTCCAGCGAGCGCGCCGGACAGAGCGTGGTGCCGATGGCGTTCTGGTTCTTCTCGATGGGCGGCGGGCTGATGACGCTGGTCTACGGCATTGCCAAGCGCGAACCTGTGATCATCCTCGGCCAGGCGATGGCGACCGTGATCTACATCCGCAACATCATGCTGATCGTGAAGAACCGCGGCACGAGCTCCAGGACGCTGGATCGCTAG
- a CDS encoding LysR family transcriptional regulator: MDLRLLGYFLVVAEELHITRAAARLGIQQAPLSQQIKRFEQSLGAQLFRRKPRGVELTEAGVALRDEAASIFASVDRAVDTVSRVSRGELGDLRIGLTTSACFHPFPPKAIRSYRRAHPQMKIQFEQNSTPGLIERLQAGRVDVAFIRTAIGTPAGVTIVPLIEEPMVVALPARHPLAKGRRSLTLKLLAHEKFIGYPRAVGAGLYDSVIAACIVSGFNPDIAHEAPQIVSTLNLVAAGVGISVVPSSMQRLHLDAVVYRPLSGPHNPKGQLNLAVRDDALASSAAAFLAMVRKDAGAARG, translated from the coding sequence ATGGACCTTCGCCTGCTCGGCTATTTTCTCGTCGTCGCCGAAGAATTGCACATCACCCGGGCGGCGGCGCGGCTCGGCATTCAGCAGGCGCCGCTCAGCCAGCAGATCAAACGGTTCGAACAGAGCCTCGGCGCGCAGTTGTTCCGTCGCAAGCCGCGCGGCGTCGAACTGACGGAAGCCGGTGTCGCGCTGCGCGACGAGGCGGCATCGATATTTGCAAGCGTCGACCGCGCCGTTGACACGGTCAGCCGCGTTTCACGCGGCGAGCTGGGCGATCTCCGGATCGGGCTGACGACCTCGGCGTGCTTTCATCCATTTCCACCGAAGGCGATCCGATCCTACCGGCGTGCCCATCCGCAGATGAAGATTCAGTTCGAGCAAAACAGCACACCGGGACTGATCGAGCGCCTGCAAGCCGGCCGGGTCGATGTGGCATTCATCCGCACCGCGATCGGCACGCCCGCCGGTGTCACGATCGTGCCGCTCATCGAAGAGCCGATGGTCGTGGCACTTCCGGCGCGCCACCCCCTTGCGAAAGGCCGCCGCAGCCTCACGCTCAAATTGCTGGCGCATGAAAAGTTCATCGGTTATCCGCGCGCCGTCGGTGCCGGACTTTACGATTCAGTGATTGCGGCCTGCATCGTCAGCGGATTCAATCCGGATATCGCCCATGAGGCGCCGCAGATCGTTTCGACGCTGAATCTGGTGGCCGCGGGCGTGGGTATTTCCGTGGTGCCTTCATCGATGCAGCGCCTGCATCTCGATGCCGTCGTCTACCGTCCGCTGTCCGGCCCGCACAATCCGAAGGGCCAGCTCAACCTGGCGGTCCGGGACGATGCGCTGGCGTCATCAGCCGCCGCATTTCTGGCGATGGTGCGAAAGGACGCCGGCGCGGCCCGCGGCTAG
- a CDS encoding Na/Pi cotransporter family protein → MGTMVLLDLMGGVALLLWGLHMVHSGILRAFGPDLRLLLAKGLSNRFTAFAAGLGLTALLQSSTATALITSSFTSEGLVSLVPALAIMLGANVGTTLIVQVLSFNIAAVAPVLFIIGLVAFRSGPRSRIKDIGRVSIGLGLMLLALHILLDTLAPAENAPGVRVFMSAITGDPVLCIVFGAVVTWVVHSSVASVLLVMSLAYAHFISAPAALALVLGANLGSAINPIFEGARRDNPASYRLPLGNLVNRLAGVALVAPFLHPISELLASWQPDLAKATALFHIAFNIATAVIFIGLLDGMARLLKRLLPTRVLEADPSRPRYLDDSALETPSLALTDAARETLHMGDQVEVMLRKVMAAMMTNDRTLVDQVSRMDNSVDSLDEAIKLYVTKLTRGSLDEREGQRAMEIVSFAINLEHIGDIIDKNLSELATKKIKRRFQFSTEGAEELSAFHKRTMDSLRIAFGVFMSGDVNEARKLLAEKSALRNAELAATERHLDRLREGRPETIETTSLHLDVLRDLRRIHSHICSVAYPVLDAAGELAAYRSTEADLAVIANGAAPSTPR, encoded by the coding sequence ATGGGAACGATGGTTCTTCTCGACCTGATGGGCGGCGTGGCGCTGCTGCTGTGGGGCCTGCATATGGTCCATAGCGGCATTCTGCGCGCGTTCGGGCCCGACCTGCGTCTGTTGCTGGCCAAGGGGCTGAGCAACCGCTTCACCGCCTTTGCCGCTGGCCTCGGCCTGACGGCGCTGCTGCAGAGCAGTACCGCCACCGCCTTGATCACGAGTTCGTTCACGTCGGAGGGACTGGTCAGCCTGGTGCCGGCGCTCGCCATCATGCTCGGCGCCAATGTCGGCACCACGCTGATCGTGCAGGTGCTGTCGTTCAATATCGCCGCCGTCGCCCCCGTGCTGTTCATCATCGGCCTGGTCGCGTTCCGCAGCGGACCGCGCTCGCGCATCAAGGATATCGGACGCGTCTCGATCGGCCTCGGCCTGATGCTGCTGGCGCTGCATATCCTGCTCGACACGCTGGCGCCGGCCGAGAATGCGCCCGGCGTGCGCGTGTTCATGAGCGCCATCACCGGCGATCCCGTGCTTTGCATCGTCTTCGGCGCGGTCGTGACCTGGGTGGTGCATTCCTCCGTCGCCAGCGTGCTGCTGGTGATGTCGCTGGCCTATGCGCATTTCATCTCGGCGCCGGCGGCGCTGGCGCTCGTGCTCGGCGCCAATCTCGGCAGCGCGATCAACCCGATTTTCGAAGGCGCCCGCCGCGACAACCCAGCGAGCTACCGGCTTCCGCTCGGCAATCTCGTCAACCGGCTCGCCGGCGTGGCATTGGTGGCGCCGTTCCTCCATCCGATCTCGGAGTTGCTGGCCTCCTGGCAGCCGGATCTGGCCAAGGCGACCGCCTTGTTCCACATCGCCTTCAACATTGCGACCGCCGTCATCTTCATCGGCCTGCTCGACGGCATGGCGCGGCTTTTGAAGCGACTATTGCCCACGCGGGTGCTGGAAGCCGATCCGTCGCGCCCGCGCTATCTCGACGACAGCGCGCTCGAAACTCCGTCGCTGGCGCTGACGGATGCCGCGCGCGAGACGCTCCATATGGGCGATCAAGTCGAAGTCATGCTCCGCAAGGTGATGGCGGCGATGATGACCAACGACCGCACGCTGGTCGACCAGGTCTCGCGGATGGACAACAGCGTCGACAGCCTCGACGAGGCGATCAAGCTCTATGTCACCAAACTGACCCGCGGCAGTCTCGACGAGCGCGAAGGACAGCGCGCGATGGAGATCGTCTCCTTTGCCATCAACCTCGAGCATATCGGCGACATCATCGACAAGAACCTGAGCGAGTTGGCGACCAAGAAGATCAAGCGACGGTTCCAGTTCTCGACTGAAGGCGCCGAGGAGCTTTCGGCCTTTCACAAGCGCACGATGGATTCGCTGCGGATCGCATTCGGCGTCTTCATGTCGGGCGACGTCAACGAGGCGCGCAAGCTGCTGGCCGAGAAATCCGCGCTGCGCAATGCCGAGCTTGCCGCCACCGAGCGACACCTCGATCGGCTGCGCGAGGGGCGGCCCGAGACCATCGAGACCACCTCCCTGCATCTCGACGTGCTGCGCGACCTCCGGCGGATCCACTCGCACATCTGTTCGGTGGCCTACCCCGTGCTCGATGCCGCCGGCGAGCTGGCCGCCTACCGCTCGACCGAAGCCGATCTTGCCGTGATCGCCAATGGTGCTGCGCCCTCGACGCCGCGCTGA
- a CDS encoding PilZ domain-containing protein, whose protein sequence is MFAAAAANRRKSERRACRSFAKIQFATGGLPRDCMISDISDGGVKIIAEYPEIPTEFTVIFSEGRPRVCKLAWRIGFELGAQFVD, encoded by the coding sequence ATGTTTGCAGCAGCAGCAGCCAATCGCCGCAAGAGCGAACGTCGTGCGTGCAGGAGTTTTGCCAAGATCCAGTTCGCGACCGGCGGACTGCCGCGGGATTGCATGATCTCGGACATCTCCGACGGCGGCGTGAAGATCATCGCTGAATACCCGGAGATTCCGACCGAGTTCACGGTGATCTTCTCGGAGGGGCGGCCGCGCGTATGCAAGCTCGCCTGGCGGATCGGCTTCGAGCTGGGTGCTCAGTTCGTCGATTAG
- a CDS encoding tetratricopeptide repeat protein codes for MFQKSIQPPRVARLLAGTATAIVLAVALCSCQTASDISDVTGSLGEKSDAKRSADPRRDVELAQERFKANPKDAEAALQYGKALRASGQRAQAVAVLEQATISHAGNKALLAGYGRALADNGNFQQAFEVLGRAHSPEDPDWRILSAQGATLDQLGRFEEARQYYGSALKIVPDEPSVLSNLGLSYVLSKDLSKAEETMRRAYERAPADQRVRANLALAVGLQGRLAEAEKIVRADLPPNEAAANVTQLKRLLARKEGRAEVDKMPIAAAGRAN; via the coding sequence ATGTTCCAGAAATCGATCCAGCCCCCCCGCGTCGCACGACTTCTTGCGGGGACGGCTACCGCCATCGTCCTGGCCGTGGCGCTTTGCAGTTGCCAGACCGCCAGTGACATTTCTGATGTCACCGGATCGCTCGGCGAGAAGTCCGACGCCAAGCGCTCGGCCGACCCGCGGCGCGACGTCGAACTCGCCCAGGAGCGCTTTAAGGCCAACCCCAAGGACGCCGAGGCGGCGCTGCAATACGGCAAGGCACTGCGCGCCTCGGGCCAGCGTGCCCAGGCGGTGGCGGTGCTCGAACAGGCGACAATTTCTCATGCCGGCAACAAGGCGCTGCTCGCCGGCTACGGCCGCGCGCTGGCCGACAACGGCAACTTCCAGCAGGCCTTTGAAGTGCTCGGCCGCGCCCACAGCCCGGAAGATCCGGATTGGCGAATCCTGTCGGCGCAGGGCGCGACGCTGGATCAACTCGGCCGGTTCGAGGAGGCGCGGCAGTATTACGGCAGCGCCCTGAAGATCGTGCCCGACGAGCCGTCGGTGCTGTCCAACCTCGGACTTTCCTACGTGCTTTCGAAAGACCTGTCGAAGGCCGAGGAGACGATGCGGCGCGCGTATGAGCGTGCGCCGGCCGATCAGCGCGTGCGCGCCAATCTGGCGCTCGCGGTGGGCCTGCAGGGCCGTCTCGCCGAGGCTGAAAAGATCGTGCGGGCAGACCTGCCGCCGAATGAAGCGGCCGCGAATGTCACGCAACTGAAACGGCTGCTGGCGCGCAAGGAAGGCCGCGCGGAGGTCGACAAGATGCCGATCGCCGCAGCCGGCCGCGCCAACTAG